The genomic segment AGATTGGTTTTGACGTGGCTGGCGTTAAGCAGGTGGAAGGCGAAGTCGTTGTGGAAAAGGATGACCAGACGGATTCCTGTGAAGAAGGCAAGGAAGACGAGTGTGATTCGGAAGAAAAGGATCCGACCGCGATTTCTTACGGGTCTACAGTACCCCTGACTCATGCAGCTGTTGCAAGTTTCGACTTTGAGCGAGGTGCGATATTTGCCTCCCGCGATGGTTACGCAGTTGTTTCCGTGTTTAATGCAAGCGGTCGCCTGGTGGCAAAGTTTGCTGGCGATGTGAAGGCCGGAGTAAACCGTCTTGACATTAAGAAGGCGAATCTGCCTAGAGGGCATTACGAAACCAAGGTGACTTTCCGCTAGAATAAACCCTTCATATGATAGCCCGAGCGTAAGCCCGGGCTTTTTACGTTTGAAAATTCGATGTCATTTGTTAAATTTTGGCTATGCAGAAAGTTGATACATGGTATAAGGCTGAGGGCTACTGCCCGGAAGAAGAATTTGAAATTGCAAGCTACCTGCTTTTTGAAGCTGGTGTTGCCACCCTTGAGGAATTGGATCCCAAGGAAGAAGGCCGTACGGACTTCTGTTTCTACACAGGCGATGTGGAAGAACGCGACCGTATCGTTGCGGAATTCCCCCAGTATCATTTTACGGTTTCCGAGGAACCTGCCAAGGATTGGGACAAGTGGTGGCGTGATCGTGCCCAGCCCGTGTCTGTGTGCCCCCATCTGGTTGTGCGTCCGCCTTGGGTTGAATATAATCCGGAAGACGCCGAAACTGTAGTGCTTGAACTGGAAGCAAAGACTGCTTTTGGTACTGGTGAGCATGATACCACCAGCAGCTGCGCCCACTTGATGGAATCCATTGATTTTAACGGCAAGTCCGTTCTTGATATCGGTACGGGAACTGGCATCTTGGCTATGTTTGCCCGCCGTCGCGGAGCAAAGATTGCGGTGGGTACAGAAATCGATCCTCAGGCAATTCCCTGCATTAACGAAAACTTTGAACGTAACGGCTTTGACGCCAGCGATTGCGTCCTTGGCTTCCTGGATTCCTTCAAGGACGGAACCAAGTTCGACGTTATCCTCTGTAATATGATTCGCAGTGAGCTGTGGCCCATGCGCGATGACATGGAAGACCTGCTGGCTCCCGGTGGCGAAATCATTATTTCTGGTCAGCTCCTTACCGAAAAGGATTACATCCTCAAGTGGTTTGAAGAAGCCGGCTTCTCCGTAGTTAAGGAAAGAGAAAGTGGCGAGTGGTGGAGCGTTCTTGCAAAGAACGCGTAGCTGCAAACGCCGTCGATAATTTCGGCTAGATATTCGCCCCCGTAGGGGTGTCGGACTGGTCTACAGAATAAAAGAAAAACGGTTCCCCCAAGGGGAGCCGTTTTTTGGTGTTTGTTGTTTGGTATGAGGAACTTTATCGATTGATGGTAATGCTTCTTGCTTCCAGGTAGCTTCCTGTGGAAACCTTGACAATGTAGGTTCCTGCGGTCAGCCCCATGCGGTTCATGTCAAGCTGAAGAGCATGAGTGCCTGCACTTTGGAGACCAGTGACGTTTAGACCCAGCAATGCTCCATAGCCGTTGAAGAGACTGATCTTGACGTTGTCATGGCGTTCCAGCTTGTAAGTGATCGTCAGGATGCCGTGATTATGGGATAGTCCGATATGCTTGGGGAGTCCCTTGATGCCGTACATCAGGGAAGTGGTACTTCCTGCGTCATCACTAGACTCTTCATTGGTCAAGCTTACATCAGTGGAGAACAGTACTGCCTTTCCGTTGTAGGCAAGACCCTGCTGGAAAGAAACCTTGTCACCGTTGTTTGCTCGGTTGGGATAGTGACCGACGTTGATTGCGCTGTTACCTAAGTCAAGTTCGGAGAAGGCGTAGGAGTTCTCGTTTGCCCATTCCGTAACAGACCCGTCCTTTGCGAACCAGTGGCCCGGGGCGTTGGCGGTAGAAGTGGTGTTGATTGCTCCCTTGTCTACAGCAAAGTAAGTCGCCTTATCAAGAGTTGCTTCTGTGAGACCCAGGGTCTTTGCAACTTCAGCAGCATTGAAGCTTGCCTTGGCGGTTGCATAGTTGTCATCGATGGGCAAGGACACTTTCAAAGAAATCTTGGTTGCCTTTGCAATGTCGATGGAACTGCTGGAAGTCGGCTGCTGATTGCTAGAAGAGGAGACAGAACTGCTGGAAGAAGACGTAATGCTGCTGGAGGAAGAATTCGGCTTTACGCTGCTAGAGCTGGAGCTCGTAGAAGAACTGGAACTGGCAGGAAGTTTGTTCCAGTCATATTTCAGTACAAAGTCGTTGTGGTATCTTGTATTTGCGCTGCCGGCACCGCTTAGGCCTTCCTCAAGTTTTAGCTTGTAGTTGAAGTGCTTTGTACGGATGTTTTCGTTGCCGGTGAACTTATAGTCCGTATTGACGATGACGGCGAAAACCATCTGAGTGCCGCTGGTGCTTGAAGGAGTCTTGTCAAGACGCAGGGTGACAGAGCCTTCGCCAGTAATGGGCTCGCTATAGACAGGTGTGCCGTCTGTGGCGCGGTAGCACAGCAGGTAGTTCATGTTGGTGTTGTTGGAATTGCTTCCCACATTGTAGAATGAAACCTTGACCTGTTTTGCTCCGTTCTGAACCTTCAGCGGAATCACGTTACTGCCGGACCAGCCCGGTGTAGTGGCTTCGTCGGGAATGATGTAATCGCCACTTACAGAAGTTGTCTGGTAGGGTGTCATGGTCCAGCCGTTACGGTACTGGCCGTTATCCCAGTAGTACTGCTCCTCGTAGGCGTTTCCACCGAAGTTGTTGTTGATCAGGTTCTTCATTTCGTTGGACCATTCCTTCATATCCAGCATGGCCAACTTGGCGCGGAATTCTGTAATTAGACGGCGGACACCTGCATCACCAAGGCCCTTGTCCAGACCATAGGTTTCCAGCAGGTACTTGGTGCTGCCATAGGCGTTTCCGTAAATCCAGCGGACTGCACCGGTACCAAGCCAGGTACCGATGAAGGTGGGGAAGATGTTGCTGTATTGCGCGCCACCCAAAAGATTACGCTGGTTCTTTCCGGTAACGCCCTGAGCGCCAGGGCCACCGAAGGTGCCATCTACAAGCCAACCGGAGTAGCATTCAATAGGCATGAAAGGAGCCATAAGGGTGGCTGCATTTAGGAAGCCCATGCCGCTGTAGATTGCGTTACGATGGCTGAACATGTCCTGCTGAATCCAGGTATTGCCTGCTTCCTGGAACCAGTGGGCTTCCTTTGCTCCGGGATAGCCGTTGGTCATGGAATGGATGCCTTCGTGAATCATGGCGTCCATCTGGGAAACGCGATCGCGGTAGGGGCAGCTGGTATTGAAACTGTAAAGCGGGTAGAAGGAAGCCGCCACTGCAGTGTAGCCAGCGACGAACGTCTGCCAGCCTCCGGTTGTATCCGTCTTGGCGCCGCCTGCGCAGGTTCCGGAACCGTAGTAATATATGGCGCTATACTGGCCTTTTTGCGCCTGGGCGTCGGGAGCCCAACCCATGGTGTTGTACAGGTATTCAAAGTCAGTATCATACTTTTTTAGGATACTGTCGATGGTTACGTCTGTAATGCGGGAATCGCGATCCTTACCCCAGTAAAAAGCCCACCATTTGCCGGCTTTTTGACCGGTAACACCGGAACAATTGTTGTTGAACTTGGTTGGCGGAGTCAAATCCTTTCCGCCTAGAACAGTTTTCGTGTTGTAATCCAGGTCGGTTCGATAACCAGGCCAAACGTAAGCATCGCCGGAAGCTGCAAGGCAGGATTCTACGGCAGTCAAGGAAACCGCCAACACCATGGCGGATCCCAATCCAAAACATCCTTTACGCATAAAAACACACTCCTTATTAT from the Fibrobacter sp. genome contains:
- a CDS encoding 50S ribosomal protein L11 methyltransferase, with product MQKVDTWYKAEGYCPEEEFEIASYLLFEAGVATLEELDPKEEGRTDFCFYTGDVEERDRIVAEFPQYHFTVSEEPAKDWDKWWRDRAQPVSVCPHLVVRPPWVEYNPEDAETVVLELEAKTAFGTGEHDTTSSCAHLMESIDFNGKSVLDIGTGTGILAMFARRRGAKIAVGTEIDPQAIPCINENFERNGFDASDCVLGFLDSFKDGTKFDVILCNMIRSELWPMRDDMEDLLAPGGEIIISGQLLTEKDYILKWFEEAGFSVVKERESGEWWSVLAKNA
- a CDS encoding DUF4859 domain-containing protein; the encoded protein is MRKGCFGLGSAMVLAVSLTAVESCLAASGDAYVWPGYRTDLDYNTKTVLGGKDLTPPTKFNNNCSGVTGQKAGKWWAFYWGKDRDSRITDVTIDSILKKYDTDFEYLYNTMGWAPDAQAQKGQYSAIYYYGSGTCAGGAKTDTTGGWQTFVAGYTAVAASFYPLYSFNTSCPYRDRVSQMDAMIHEGIHSMTNGYPGAKEAHWFQEAGNTWIQQDMFSHRNAIYSGMGFLNAATLMAPFMPIECYSGWLVDGTFGGPGAQGVTGKNQRNLLGGAQYSNIFPTFIGTWLGTGAVRWIYGNAYGSTKYLLETYGLDKGLGDAGVRRLITEFRAKLAMLDMKEWSNEMKNLINNNFGGNAYEEQYYWDNGQYRNGWTMTPYQTTSVSGDYIIPDEATTPGWSGSNVIPLKVQNGAKQVKVSFYNVGSNSNNTNMNYLLCYRATDGTPVYSEPITGEGSVTLRLDKTPSSTSGTQMVFAVIVNTDYKFTGNENIRTKHFNYKLKLEEGLSGAGSANTRYHNDFVLKYDWNKLPASSSSSTSSSSSSVKPNSSSSSITSSSSSSVSSSSNQQPTSSSSIDIAKATKISLKVSLPIDDNYATAKASFNAAEVAKTLGLTEATLDKATYFAVDKGAINTTSTANAPGHWFAKDGSVTEWANENSYAFSELDLGNSAINVGHYPNRANNGDKVSFQQGLAYNGKAVLFSTDVSLTNEESSDDAGSTTSLMYGIKGLPKHIGLSHNHGILTITYKLERHDNVKISLFNGYGALLGLNVTGLQSAGTHALQLDMNRMGLTAGTYIVKVSTGSYLEARSITINR